Genomic segment of Pseudothermotoga hypogea DSM 11164 = NBRC 106472:
TTTCTCTCAGCTGTGCGATCTTGAGGGTTTTTTCGTCGAAGAGCGAAACCTTTTCTTCGAGTCGCAGTATCACGGTGGGAACGTCGGAAAACTCGTGCGCCCCGTGCTGTCTGAGTTCTCTCAGTAGATCTTCAACCTCTCTTTGCAGTTCTGACTTCATGCGCTCGAATCTTTCTTTCTCTTTCGACCAATCTCTGTATTCTTCGTAGATCTGCCTCAACTGTGTGGCATCCTTTACCCCAAACGATTCAAGAAACTTTTGCACGGTCGTCGCCCTTTTCTTCTCAATCATTCGCAACTCCAACTGGCATTTCAACATCTCTTCTTCGAAGTGGGACACACGCTTGTCCAAACTTCGAGCGCTCAACATAGAGATGAGCGCACCGAGACCGAGCACTGCCGAAAAGGCAAACCACCAGCGAGCTATGCTGAAACCAAGGACCACCGAGACCGCGGCCACCAAGAGCAGGATTATCGCTGTCAAACGCAACTTTCCAATCTTTCTTTTGTCTTTCGACACGTTTTCTTCCAAGACCTTCAACTTGCTCCTCAGCTGTGCCTCTTCTTGATCTTGAACGCGCATCTTCTCGTTTGTCAGTTCATCCAAGAAGTTTTCGCCGAACTTTTCAAAGTATTTCCAGCTCTCTCGATAACTCGATTCGAACTCACGAATCTGCTGAAACTTGGCCTCCAAAAGCTTGTAAGTGAGGCGAAGGTTCTTCAGCTTGAGCTTGAACGTTTCTATGTCCCTGTGTCCCAAAGAGTTCAACAATTCCTCACGTTCCTTGATGGTCTCTTGGAGCAATTTCGACACTTCTTCCAGCTTCATTGAACGTTCCTCAAAGAGCATAATCGCTTCGTCCAGTTGTTCCTTCGCGTGGCAAATACGTTCACGCTGCGGTTCATCGATGATCGTATATTTTTTCTCCTGTTCTAAGCGATCCTCGAGTTCTTTCAACTCTCGCTCCAGCTCACGTCCCAACTGCTTCAAAGATTCCTCTATCTTCTGGTTCAATCGTTCAATTTGAGCCTTAAGCTTGGCTTGCTCTCCACGCAACGTCGAAATCTTTTGCGCCAACTTCGAAGCTTCTGCAGACCTCACGAAGCTTTCCTGTCTCGCTCTCTGAAATTCCTGAAGTTCGTTCTCTATCTGCTTCAGTTTGAGCTCCAGCTGTCTCTTCTCCGACAGGAGCTTTTCACCGTAGCTCGCAGCCTTGGCCAAGGCGAGTCTCAAAAGTTGTGCCTCTTCGACGCGTTGGAGGTTGTTCCTCATCCTCGCAACGAGGGAATCCTCGGCCTTCCTTAGTTCCACGTCCTCCTCATCGCTCAAGAACATCAAACTGTCGGCGAAGCTTCTCTCGAAGGGTTTTTCTGCGGAAAAGCTCGAAAGCACGACCTCTTCTTTATCCCTGTAGATGGAGATCTCACCGCCAAACTCTTCACCGTCCCATGGTTCATACTTTTTCAGTTCCGATTCGTCCAGGTTGCAGAGGCACGAGCGAACGAAGTTGTACAGCGTCGTTTTCCCAGACTCGTTGGGACCGTAAATGACGTTCAAACCCTCATTGAATGAAATTTCAAGACGCTTGAGTTTACCAAAGCCTTCGATTTTCAGTTTTCGTATCTGCACCGCTTCATCTCACCCCTGTAGGTCCAATATCTCCACGAACAAAGCTCTGAACTTTTCTGGAATCCTTCCCAAGAGCCTTCTCTCAAGATCGTTCTTGGGGACACGATAGGAGTTCAAGACGTGGAAGTGTATCTTCGCAAATTCTTCGATCTTGTCCTCCGAAAGCGGTTCGATCGTGTATAAAACCTGCCCATCTTCAAATGTTGAGAAACTTTCCCTCAGGACAGGTTTACAACCTCTCACCGAGCTCTCAATGAAAACACTCAGCTCGTCCTCCTTCACGCAGAAAAGAGGTTTCTCCACTTCCACAGGATTTGAAGAGAACTTATCGAACTCAGAATCGTGTACTTCCAAGACGGATACGTTGGAAGGGAGTGTGAGATGCTCCAGCGAGACGTTCTCTTCTCTCAATCGGAGCGTCTTGTCGGCTGGAACGAGCGATAGGATCTGCTCGATCTGCTGTGGCATCGCAAGGTCACCGAAGAGATTCCAAGCGAGAAGTTCTCGTGCATCCAGACTCAGAAACTCCACGAATATCGCTTTCTTTTTCCCCAACACCTGATGAAAATCGAGCGGGAAACGAGCATCGGGAGAATCGTAGAGCTTCAGATTCGAAAGATACGCCTTCTTCAACGATTCCTCACCCACCTGAACTTGAGAGCGTAGAGTTTGAAACCGAGTGGCGAAAGGGTGCAATCGATGACGTTCGAAACCTTTTCTACCCTCCAACCAGATTCGTCCCAGCTTTGCAGTTCCATCACCTCGATGGCATCGTTCACGGTTCGATCCAGAAGAACGCTCACGGTACACTCACTCATTTTCAGATTTGCGAGTGCGATGACGGCCGTGTCCGACGTCCAATAGGAAGCGTTGCATATCGTACCATCCTGCCAGCTCAGATAGACCGGCCTGTATTCTCCCTTCAGCAACACATTCAAAAACTGGTTTCTCACAGCCGTGAGCTTCGCAAGGAAGTCGATGAGCTCCGTCCTTCTCCAGTGGAGAACGTAATGGTCGAAGAAGGCGAGCTTACCCTGAAACTCATCGTCGCAAGTCAGGGTGAACCTACCACACGCATCGCTGTCGAGACCGAGGTTCATCGGCTGTGTTTCCTCTATCTCTTGGCCACAGTTCAGCGTGAGAACGCCGTTCTTCGCAAAGGCGCACAGGAACGGAAGAAGTTTTTTGAGTCTTTGGCCTTCGTTCCTCGCAATCGTTCTGGGTGTATCGGGAGTCTCTGAGGCCGCCAAGAATGGAAGCTGCATGTTGCATGAGAGGTTCTGAAAGAATTCGTAGGTCTTTTCGGGAAATCTTGGAAGCATCCACCAGCTGTTTCCAACGACGACGTCGTACCCAGCTCGTGCCGCCTCGATCACCCTGTGTGGTTCGAGCTCTTCTGCGATGAACACGAAAGCTGGATCGATCGATCTGGCATTGTTCATGATCATTCCCTGCAACTCGTTGGGAAGTGCGTGTCCCATATCCAACCTCACGCCGTCTATGCCATACTTTCGTTGGAATTCTGGCAACACGGACGCGATGTATTCCCAGAGCTGAGAATTCTTTTTTTCACCGGGAAAACGACTCGCCTTGATCACGTCGAACAACACGTAAGGTGGCTGATCTTCCCCCACTTTTCCCTTAGCTGTGATCGGATGGTCTAGATACAATCTCAAAAACGTCACATCGTCCCAGGTTGGTTGTGGATCGTTGAGCCAGTCAGAAAAACCCGGTGCGGTGATGATCCCAAAGGTCTTCGCGATCTCGTACATGAAGTTCTCTTCATCGCAGTTTTTCACGAAATTGT
This window contains:
- a CDS encoding ATP-binding protein, yielding MQIRKLKIEGFGKLKRLEISFNEGLNVIYGPNESGKTTLYNFVRSCLCNLDESELKKYEPWDGEEFGGEISIYRDKEEVVLSSFSAEKPFERSFADSLMFLSDEEDVELRKAEDSLVARMRNNLQRVEEAQLLRLALAKAASYGEKLLSEKRQLELKLKQIENELQEFQRARQESFVRSAEASKLAQKISTLRGEQAKLKAQIERLNQKIEESLKQLGRELERELKELEDRLEQEKKYTIIDEPQRERICHAKEQLDEAIMLFEERSMKLEEVSKLLQETIKEREELLNSLGHRDIETFKLKLKNLRLTYKLLEAKFQQIREFESSYRESWKYFEKFGENFLDELTNEKMRVQDQEEAQLRSKLKVLEENVSKDKRKIGKLRLTAIILLLVAAVSVVLGFSIARWWFAFSAVLGLGALISMLSARSLDKRVSHFEEEMLKCQLELRMIEKKRATTVQKFLESFGVKDATQLRQIYEEYRDWSKEKERFERMKSELQREVEDLLRELRQHGAHEFSDVPTVILRLEEKVSLFDEKTLKIAQLRETIEHLRSELNALDRERQLREIEFERLLHSFGLESYDEAQEAHERYHRVENLTAEKEKLERVKNCLEKLDLECLSKQYAALSNLLGEKTKLESLLKKVDGDLFDLQSQLAELEKHIDDESILQRTVELLRERSLIELLISTLNMKLERLPSFSQFLSSELENLTGSYVKSFANLFVGTFRRFSKLANNVIVDRDLSVKIAVGTDLQRTESVLSRATLDQMVLCYKLALHDVLELSEPLPLIVDNFMIRFDEERLRTVAELLQELSQRRQVVLLTSDRQLVDFLKVQPVAYLS
- a CDS encoding alpha-amylase family glycosyl hydrolase; the protein is MIFEMLNSVRSRGRMDYCLPRVWLEGWYDGPSKEDGERIFVDPAIVYSKLREWLQCNRNFDAKVGASLALQKGEPDRSWIKKAVLYSSLVRTNSAYNHKGFGRFEQDDVLGYREGGTFLKMTLLLPHFKKLGVNVLYLLPITQSSNMFKKGEIGSPYAVKDFLKIDESYHDPLLDGWNVADEFAAFVQACHMLEIRVVLDFIPRTAARDCNLILKHPDWFYWVKLEKLSGYAPPRVEHLGFCQPSFEQMCELYDLTAVREHLKKFSPDPSRLDPEKWDNFVKNCDEENFMYEIAKTFGIITAPGFSDWLNDPQPTWDDVTFLRLYLDHPITAKGKVGEDQPPYVLFDVIKASRFPGEKKNSQLWEYIASVLPEFQRKYGIDGVRLDMGHALPNELQGMIMNNARSIDPAFVFIAEELEPHRVIEAARAGYDVVVGNSWWMLPRFPEKTYEFFQNLSCNMQLPFLAASETPDTPRTIARNEGQRLKKLLPFLCAFAKNGVLTLNCGQEIEETQPMNLGLDSDACGRFTLTCDDEFQGKLAFFDHYVLHWRRTELIDFLAKLTAVRNQFLNVLLKGEYRPVYLSWQDGTICNASYWTSDTAVIALANLKMSECTVSVLLDRTVNDAIEVMELQSWDESGWRVEKVSNVIDCTLSPLGFKLYALKFRWVRNR